Proteins found in one Rickettsiales bacterium genomic segment:
- the aroA gene encoding 3-phosphoshikimate 1-carboxyvinyltransferase, translating to MTVTRLKLAGHALQGEVTIPGDKSISHRSFILASHGQGETRIKGLLTSADVMATATAIGKWGIKIEKQGEDWLVQGKGLGGLTASSDVIDCGNSGTSARLLMGLAAAYDFTSFFTGDASLRKRPMKRVVTPLSEMGAKFTASENNTFPLAITGGKLNAIEYTLPIASAQVKSAILLAGLNTKGTTTVIEPTPSRDHTEKMFNFFDWKCETQETPDGGRKITFEGQQETTKKNREIIVPGDPSSAAFPMVAALITKGSEVTLKNIGMNPLRTGLFTTLQEMGAELHIHNERDAGGEQVVDITVKGSQLNAIDVPANRAPSMIDEYPILCIAAAFAKGTSRFRGLHELRVKESDRLTTMHQGLTACGVKAEIEGDDLIITGGTVQGGATIDSQHDHRIAMSFLIMGLQSENRIKVSGIDTIATSFPNFFELMESLGATQPPKPADIVSTLPSQRLVIAIDGPAASGKGTLARRLANELGLKYLDTGSLYRAVGMKLVYAGLKPEDAPAALHAANNIELQDLRNPRLRQEHVGRAASIVSAMPEVRASLLDFQRKVAADDRGAVLDGRDIGTVVCPEADFKFFVTANVETRAARRHRELSGQGITVIFESVLEDLVERDERDSKRKAAPLKAADDATQLDTSTLDADGVFAQVLDIIEQKLAA from the coding sequence ATGACAGTCACACGCCTCAAACTCGCCGGCCACGCCCTACAGGGCGAAGTCACCATTCCAGGTGATAAATCCATTTCTCACCGAAGCTTTATTCTCGCCAGCCATGGACAAGGCGAAACACGCATTAAAGGCTTACTGACAAGCGCCGATGTGATGGCCACCGCCACCGCGATTGGCAAATGGGGTATCAAGATTGAGAAACAAGGCGAGGATTGGCTTGTACAAGGCAAAGGGCTCGGCGGGCTCACCGCCAGTAGCGACGTGATTGATTGCGGCAATAGCGGCACCAGCGCACGCCTGCTGATGGGCTTAGCCGCCGCTTATGATTTCACCAGCTTCTTCACCGGCGACGCGAGCTTACGCAAACGCCCAATGAAACGCGTCGTCACCCCCTTATCCGAGATGGGCGCAAAATTCACCGCCTCCGAGAACAACACCTTCCCGCTCGCCATTACCGGCGGCAAATTAAATGCAATTGAATATACATTGCCCATAGCGTCAGCTCAGGTAAAATCAGCAATCTTGCTCGCAGGCTTAAACACTAAAGGCACGACCACCGTTATTGAGCCCACCCCAAGCCGCGATCATACGGAGAAGATGTTCAATTTCTTCGACTGGAAATGCGAGACGCAGGAAACGCCAGACGGCGGACGCAAAATCACCTTTGAGGGGCAACAGGAAACCACTAAGAAAAATCGCGAGATTATCGTTCCGGGCGATCCTTCCTCTGCGGCCTTCCCAATGGTCGCTGCACTCATCACTAAAGGTTCCGAAGTCACGTTGAAAAATATCGGCATGAACCCACTTCGCACCGGTCTTTTCACCACCCTGCAGGAAATGGGTGCAGAGTTGCATATACATAATGAGCGTGATGCCGGTGGCGAGCAAGTCGTCGATATTACCGTAAAAGGCAGTCAGTTAAACGCCATCGATGTACCAGCCAACCGCGCACCTTCAATGATTGACGAATATCCAATCCTTTGTATCGCCGCCGCATTTGCCAAGGGCACCTCGCGCTTTCGCGGATTACATGAACTGCGCGTCAAGGAATCCGATCGCCTCACCACCATGCATCAAGGCTTGACTGCTTGCGGCGTCAAAGCCGAGATTGAGGGCGACGACCTCATCATCACTGGCGGTACCGTTCAAGGCGGCGCCACGATTGATAGCCAACACGACCACCGTATCGCCATGTCATTCCTTATTATGGGATTACAGAGCGAGAACCGCATTAAAGTCAGCGGTATCGATACCATCGCCACCAGCTTCCCGAATTTCTTTGAACTCATGGAAAGCCTCGGCGCAACCCAACCGCCAAAACCTGCGGATATTGTTTCCACCCTACCTAGCCAACGCCTCGTTATCGCCATTGATGGCCCTGCGGCCAGCGGCAAAGGCACCTTAGCGCGCCGCCTCGCCAACGAACTTGGCTTGAAATATCTGGATACAGGCAGCTTATACCGCGCCGTCGGCATGAAACTGGTTTATGCTGGCCTCAAACCGGAAGATGCACCCGCAGCTCTACATGCCGCCAATAATATCGAGTTGCAAGACCTTCGCAACCCGCGCTTACGCCAAGAGCATGTTGGCCGCGCCGCCAGCATCGTCTCCGCCATGCCAGAAGTACGAGCCTCACTGCTAGACTTCCAACGCAAAGTCGCCGCTGATGATCGTGGCGCCGTACTCGATGGTCGCGATATTGGCACCGTGGTTTGCCCTGAGGCAGATTTCAAATTTTTCGTCACCGCCAATGTTGAAACTCGCGCGGCACGTCGCCACCGCGAACTTTCTGGCCAAGGCATCACTGTCATTTTTGAATCCGTACTAGAAGACCTAGTCGAGCGCGACGAACGCGATAGCAAGCGCAAAGCCGCACCACTCAAAGCAGCAGATGACGCGACCCAGCTAGATACCTCAACGCTAGATGCTGACGGCGTATTTGCCCAAGTGCTAGATATTATCGAACAGAAGCTGGCAGCGTAA